The Raphanus sativus cultivar WK10039 unplaced genomic scaffold, ASM80110v3 Scaffold0569, whole genome shotgun sequence genome contains the following window.
CGATCTTTCAGAGATCTAGAAGCAGGACAGTCCTTAGTTTCATGGCACAGTGACTTACAGGAGAAGCAATGCTTGTCCAGGTTCTCATATTGCAGCTCAACTACCTTGATTTCGCCCGAGGGGAGCTCAGTATCAAGGTAGAAATCCAGCGGTCTCATGCCGTTAATCACCACTCGAACTTTGCCTTTCTTAGCATCCTTAGCTTCCACGTATCCCAGTTCAGAGCCAATAGCATGGAGGGACTCATCGGTCCAAAAGTGGAGGGGAAGACCGTGAACTGAGATCCAAAATGGGATTAGGTTAGGAAAGTTGTCGGAGACATTAGGTTCCCATCTTTGAAGAATAATCATCCAGCGCTTGAAGTGATAGGGGCCTCTGCGGAGAATGGATTGTAGGTCAGCTTCTGTTTCAAACCTGAACTGGAAGAGATTAGGGCCCAGATCACGACCGATGAAGTTACCAACTACAGACCAGTGGTTGAGGAAGAAATCCACCAAAGCTCTTGTCTTTTGGATAGCCGGGTTTGTAACGCGACCTATCAGGGTTAATCGGTTCTCCTCGATGAGGTCAGAGGTGTTGGAGGCTGGTATCTTCACTGGGGCGCGGCGGCCGCTTCCGCCTGAGCTTGAAGGCCACTTTGCCTTATCGGTTCTTGAAACTCTGTTAGACATGACTAGATTGAAGCTAGTAGGTAGAAACAGAGGAGTGTACGGAAGTACGTACGGAAACCCTAGATCGGGTAGGGACTCGGAGAAACCACGAAATGACTGAGAAGATCTACACACGACAGTAAGGAAACCAACGAGAGGTATGGAGAGTGGATCGGGATTCACGGGAGCAAAACTTTGCCAAGGCGGAACTAGGGTTTTGAATTCGGGGACGTCATACGGAGACGTAGATAACCTTAGTAGTCAGGTAAGAAAGGGAGAGCGAAGGTCTACTTTTAAATCCAAGTCGAAAAACTCGCTCAGAAAAAAGTAGCTGCGGCGGAAGGAGGCGTTAGACGGTGGAGAGATTTGAATTAGCGGTGGAGCCGTACAAATCGTGAAACCGTTGAGCCATCCTCGAAATCCGTGTCTAAGAGAAAAGGGGTCTTCGCGCGTGTCTCCTACGCTCCGGGTCTTTCAAAAGCCAACTTATTATTGAAGTTATTAAATAACACAATTGATACCTCGCAGGTAGTAAAAGAAGAATTGGTGACAATGGAATAGTCTGTGATGCATATCTTGAATTTATGGCTGGTTGGTCTGTATATCCCGACGGCTTGGCAAACCAGGAAATTCTGGAGGATCCTCCATTGACCAATCTGCAATTGTTTTACACGAGCAAGGAAGACTTTCTTACAGGTACAATGGATCTGAACTCCCTACAATAAGAAATATTGGTTTAGTCttaggcaaaaaaaaattatagaaaatgaatAGGTTAAAATGAAAACATACCATCTTATCTTCAAGTATAAACTCGAAAGTGTCTTCTCCAGAACCGTTTGGAGGGGGTTGTGTCCAGGAATGAAGAACTTTCACTTCCACCTTCCAAGAATTTTTATATGGTTTGATATTGTTCAAAAAAGTGATTGCGCTAGATGAGGGCACCATAGCCATAGTAGTGTTTTGTTTAATATGAGGTGTAGACAAAAGGGAGGTTATATAGGAAGGTGATAATGTAGGTTTAAGAAGTAATTGAGTATAAAGGAACGTGTGTAGGAGGAAATGAAggtgattttataaattttaattaatttaaactaatgGTTTATAAGTTAAATGGGCCAggcgatttaaaaaaaaaaataagtttaaacTAAAAcctgtttccaaacaaatatcCCTTCTAATACTATCTCTGTATCCAAACATTACAATTGTGTACTAcgattttaataatatagataataacaaaatatatgatacacataaatcattaaataaatattcgtGCGACCGCACATATCAATCTctaattttattgttaaaatgtGGAATATATTTATGAAACAATAATTGATCTTTTTATACCAGGAGGTGTCTGGTCTTTCGGCCGAGATAATCCCTCTAGATCCGGAACCAGACGGTGTTAATACCATTTATGGCATAAAGTATCCTTCCAGTACAAGTCGAATCCGGGTTGGGTAGTTGTAGCCGCGATGGTTTTGCCACCAAACTAACTCGTCCTGGTTGAAACAACAATGAATGGCAAATTTATATAGATGGTCTATCCACTAGATGGGAGAAATGCTTTCTTCCTCCTTTCTATTCTCAGCCAAAGAGTTTTAGTAATACTATCATTTAATACTATTAGTTTTCTAAACAAATTGGGGACTTCACTTCGGTGAGGTCTCAGTGGATCTTCtcgaaaaaaacaataatttttttatagtgCCACTTTTGCGAAAACTTGAACCCCATTGCTTCAACGACTCTCGAGAAAAAACACAGTTTCGAACACCACTAAATAATGAATTAATACTTATTATAGTTATTAAACGGAAAAGTTTGTGATTTACATGAAAAATTGAGGTCGGCAACCAAATGTAATTGGCTAAACAATTGTATTTTctttcgttttctttttttttttttttttttttagctcatCAAATACTTTCATTGACCAATACTGTTTGATACACTGCAATATCAGAACTAACTTGAAACTTAAGCCATACTGGCACAATAGAATATAACTTAGGAATACTAGACACAAAAGTGATTGATTCCTTTGCTATCCTATCTGCTGCCTTATTTCCACCCCTAGGAGAGAACCTTACTTCAAAAGACTGAATCCGAGCTAGGTAGGAGCGTATCACCTCTATCGTTGGGCGCAGAATAGGCCAAGCATCATCAACTCCATTGATCATGTTGACCAAAGGCAGGGAGTCTGACTCAAAGATGATGTTCTTGTAGCCAAAGTTTGCCATTGTCTCTGCCCCCCACTTTAGTGCTTCAGCTTCTGTGAGAATCGGTGATGCTGCCTTTAGCACAGCTCGCGCCCCTGCCCATATCAGTTTCCCAGCCGCGTCTCTGCATAGACATCCTAAACCACTGGTTTccttgtctttgttccaggaaCCATCACTATTACATTTCAGCCAGTGGGTAGGAGGTGGAGTCCATGACCGCTTCTGGTTTGTGAGTATGGGGCTTTTAACCACATTCCTCTTTACCTCTGATTCTACCGCCTCTGTCTCTCCTTCCATTCATCTGCATCCTCCTGCGCTTTCATACTACACTCTCCGCCTCATACTCTTTACCCCTGAAAAGAAATTCATTTCGGTTTTTCCACAGACGCCATAGCAACCATGGTACTAAGTCGGTCTGAATCTCATCCCGAGGATAGGTAGCTTGAATAGTCAACACGTGATGCACATTGGAGTAGAGAGAGTTCATCATCACACCTTCAGGAGGAGTAGGAATTGGAGAGAGAGCCCATACAAGTCGAGCAAAATGACACTGAAACAGTACATGATTCACCGATTCTGCATCTCCTCCACATCTCATGCATCTTCCCTCCTTAGATATGTGTGTACGCACCATATTCTCTGCTACAGGGAGGGAGTTACTGATACATCTCCACAGGAAGTGGTGGATCTTAGGACTGGTTTCAGTGTTCCATACTAGCTGATACAGTCTGTCAAAGCTGGGCTGGTCTTCTACTACAGATGTTGGCTTATTTAGCACATTGGTCTGTACCCAGTACCCTGACTTCACTGTATAAGCTCCAGTTCTGTTGTAATCCAAATATACCCATCCTGGCTGCTTGAACCACAGGTTCTGATCCTCATAATCCTCTGCGCCTCAGCTTCGGGGAAGACACGTAGGAGCAGTTGATGATTCCACTCTCTCCCTTGATTTATAACAGATCACAAACCTTTAGGTTATGATGAGGTCTAGGCACCAGGTTACCCTCATTCCATCTGATCACCTCTGCTCTTCTTGCCGGTTTCTGACCAATCCAAGCATCTTGAAATACTTTTGTATCCATCCCATTGCCTATCAGTACCCTAGCTCCCTGTTGTAATAGCTTTTGCGCCGCATGAATACTCCTCCATGCATAGGAGGGTCTAGAGCCAAGGCCAGCTTGGAGAGGTTCTGAGTGTGCAAAATAACGGCTGCAGAAAACCCGGGTGAGAAGAGAATCTTTCTGGGACAGCATCCTCCATAGCTGCTTGCCTAGAAGCGCCACATTAAAGGCCTCAATGTCCTTGAAACCGAGCCCCCCACATGCTTTCGGTTTGCTTAGCTGGTCCCAACTTTTCCAGTGAATACCTCTAGAGTCTTGTTTATTCCTCCACCAGAATGCAGACATGGTAGATGCTATTTTCTTGCAAACTGTCCGAGGGAGGAGAAACACGACATAGCATAAGTTGGGAGGGCTAGGGCCACCGCCTTGAGCATAACCTCCTTTCCTGCTGGTGATAGGAACCGGGTTTGCCACCCTTGACATCGTTCGGACAGGCTGTCTTTGAGATAGCTTAGTAGTGAGACTCTGGAGCCACCAAACGTTTCAGGCAGTCCCAAATAAATCCCTGCTCCAGCTTCCTGTTCAATACCCAGCTTTTGCTTCACCTCTGCTCTCCTCTCCAACGGTATATTCTTACCAAAGAAAATGCTTGACTTTTGGTAGTTTATCCTCTGTCCCGAAGCTAGACTGTAGCTGCTCAGAATTTGAGACAAATGCTCCAGCTCTTCTGTGTTCCCTTTACAGTAGAACAGGCTATCATCGGCATAGAGCAAGTGAGAGATTGGGGGTGCTCCTCTTGCCACCTTAAGACCTGTTAACTGACCTCTTGCTTCTGCCTTTCTCAGCATATGCACTAACATCTCTGTGCAAATCACGAAGAGGTAGGGGGATATCGGATCGCCTTGGCGTAGTCCTCGGGAGGGTGTGATGTCTCCATAAGGCTTCCCGTTAATGAGCACCTGATATCTAGCAGAAGAGACACACGCCATAATCAAATCACACCACTGGTCCGCAAAACCCAGGGATTTCATAGCCAATCTCAGAAAAGGCCACTCTACTCTGTCATATGCTTTGGAAATATCTGTTTTCACCGCTATGAACTCCTCCGAGCACTTGTTGTTGGATGTTAAGGCATGGAGAAGTTCATGGGCTACTAGGATATTATCCTGAATGACCCTGCCTTCAATAAAATCAGCCTGAGTTTCAGATATAATCGACGGGAGGATCTTTTTGAGTCTCTTAGCCAAAATCTTTGTTATTATCTTGAAAGCTACATTACACAGGCTAATCGGTCTAAAATCCGCTAGACTGGACGCATTAATCTTCTTCGGAATTAAACAGATGTTGGTTCTGTTAATTCCCTCCTCAAGCTGTCCTGACCGAAAGAACTCCTTTACCATTGTAGTGAGATCCTCGCTAACCGACTCCCAGAAATTTTGGTAGAAGTAGGCACTCATCCCATCTGGTCCCGGGCATTTTTGGGGATTGGTATCAAAGACAGCTCTTCTAACCTCCTCCAGTGTAACCTCCTCCAGGAGCTCTGCATTCTGAAGCGGAGAAACCTTATGTTCCATATCACCCCAGTCGTCCAGCAATACACCCACATCTTCTGATGCGAATAGTGACTTGAAATAGTCTTCTGCAACTCTGCCTAGGTCCTCTTCCTCATACCACACTTTCCCATCAGCATCCACAAGATTATGAATATAATTTTGCGCTCTTCGATTCTTTGTGGTTGCATGAAAAAACTTGGTATTCATATCTCCTGCTTTTAGCCAGTCAAGCCTGCTTTTCTGCTTCCAAAAGATCTCTTCGTTATGATACTCCTCACTAAGCTCCTTTCTCAACTGGCTAATTTCCCCCGGTATATATAGGTTCTGATGAGAGGCAATGTCTATTCTGTGATGGAGCTCTTGAATTCTGATCGCAGAGTTTGGTTTCGCAGATTTCTTCCAGACAGAGATATCTTGCCGGCACTTAGCGATTTTCTGCATTAAACCAAACAGGCCTGCGCCCCCACTGCTCCAACTCTGTTTCACCGTCTCAGAAAAACCTTCTTTTTTAATCCATCTCTGATCATACCTGAATGTAGCCCTCTGTTTCCATTCAATCCCATCAAGACAATTCAGAATGGGACTGTGATCTGAGCATCCTTTTTGGAGGTACCTCGCTGTGGCTTTTGGAAATAAGGTCATCCAGGCCGGATTTGCTACTGATCTGTCGAGCCTGCATTGCACGAGGTCATTATTGCGGACTCCATGCCATGAGAGTTTGTAGCCTTTGTGCTGTATTTCCCACAGTCCGCAGTCCCTCAACATCTGCCTGAACTCTGCACCATCCTCGTCCTTTCGCACTGCTCCCCCATGTTTTTCCGACTGATCCACAATTTCGTTGAAGTCGCCCGTCAGAAACCAAGGCTCCTTCCTATTGACTCCTATCCTTGTCAGCCGCTCCCACACTCCGTTTCTATTACCTTTAACGGGTTCCCCATACACTCCCGTTAAGTAGAACGATTTATCTCTCCAAGATACTTGGAGATCCATGATCCTGTTGTTAGCCTGGCAAACCGAGATGTTACATGTCTCCTTCCATAAAACTGCCAGCACACCACTCTTCCCTATTGGATCCACTGTTCTCAACCCGTGGAAACCAAGTTTCTCCACTACGTCTTCTAGATACCAACGCTTGTTCTTCGTCTCACTGAGGAATATTATATCAGAAGAATACACCCGGTGTATTTCCTGGAGTTGTCGAACTGTAAGGGCATTCCCCAACCCCTGACAGTTCCAACTCAATATCCTCATATTGGAGTTGAAGGGTTGGTATCAACCATCAACCCTTCTTCAACAATTTTGCCGCTTCCCAACACCATCCGCTGAGCAGAACGGTTAGGAGCATTGGCTGCCATAGAGGCAGAATGATGTTTCTCACCAGAGCTTCGACTACCAGATCCTCTTCCTCCCGAGCCAAGTCGCTCAAAAACAGATGGAGTTGAGATCTCTTGATTACTCTCGATCCTTGCCTTCTTTTGAGCTCTTTCGTCACTTCTGCTAAGTCTCCTTTTTTGTTCCCACTAGGCTCTGTCTCCTCTAGTGATATCTCCAATACAGGATTCGACGATAGACCCCCCAGTCTTTCAAACACTGATGCAGGAGGCCTCTCCTCAGATTTCTGTAGCGCCAAGGACTGTCTTGAGTGAGGAGAGATGCTCTTTTGACCACCTAGTCTGTTGAAAACCGATGGTGAATCCTGACTAGCCCCAGAGGATACCCCAGCTCCCAGTCTTCCCTGTGAGTTGCTTCTATTCGCTGGGTGGGCTGACGACTCCTCTGTACTCCTCGATCGTCTCACCCCTGTCAGTGATTGGCTCTGGGAGCCCTTAGGTAGCCATACTTGGGACGCTTCACCCACCACTGACTTCCCTTTTCTTCCCATCTCTCTTCTGTTACTTGGTGTAGTTGAGCGTCGGGGCGCTTGCTCTGATCGTGATGCTTTTGTCTTCCGCTGCCCTCTTTGTATAGCGTTCTCCGCCTTCTGAAGTGCAGGGCGTTGCCTACTTGAGCTAGACAGAGACTCTGGCCTTGTGGTTCTCTTATCCCCCACATCTAGCTCTCTGTAGTCCACTGCCAGATTATCTTTCATTGGGCAGTAGAGCTGATCATGTGTTAATCTTTTACACAAGAAACACACTTTGATCAGTTTCTCG
Protein-coding sequences here:
- the LOC108820060 gene encoding uncharacterized protein LOC108820060 yields the protein MNRPRKRKESSLINELKELELLDEGDFVDIPELENEDLIEENSRSIIVRCLNPTVHKVGGLVKALPPIWGLEESVRGRGVGENTVQFFFQHERDLQYVLTKGPWFVNGWIVSLDKWSPNPSHEFLCQIPFWIRIRGFPVHLLKKKAVEVLLDPLGKVEKVELHAKNSSSVEYVRALVWINTEEPLQFKRTARFKSGEVVPTELEYEKLIKVCFLCKRLTHDQLYCPMKDNLAVDYRELDVGDKRTTRPESLSSSSRQRPALQKAENAIQRGQRKTKASRSEQAPRRSTTPSNRREMGRKGKSVVGEASQVWLPKGSQSQSLTGVRRSRSTEESSAHPANRSNSQGRLGAGVSSGASQDSPSVFNRLGGQKSISPHSRQSLALQKSEERPPASVFERLGGLSSNPVLEISLEETEPSGNKKGDLAEVTKELKRRQGSRVIKRSQLHLFLSDLAREEEDLVVEALVRNIILPLWQPMLLTVLLSGWCWEAAKLLKKG